One region of Candidatus Electrothrix rattekaaiensis genomic DNA includes:
- a CDS encoding DUF1318 domain-containing protein has product MTTQHKQKAGNVGANPRVRPCIPGRHRGLPLLILFLLSFLVAGQAWSEQSYEVLLRTMQARQPRLEKLLQSPEHCLGEQLDGFLKINTSCSAEARRLAEEENRDRQELHRLMANELGISPEEVGAERAKRYADRYVQGILRKVRTSASETTWWDGYPPDPRKTAVSRVLALRHARLHERPDADSSVVRDNVQQYEAFGVLGSTEDSAGERWYQVTEEYVPKIKPRNWSPKPIGWIAENQVIPWRRAVVMRFTNSYNREPSLFFDPPQPVLDLMQEAADVREQELRSIREQLESGQGGASGVVAVEPHVGEGQERMIMYPVLDFHASGGKNDLFIDGKFARLLEVAARTRNGASESGNNSVAIDIIFVMDTTHSMRPYLENVLAATKEFAGAHTDDGLRFGFIGYQDKDPQFSYITKEFTSRTLPAVEFVHALAGVTARETPVHGDDIPEAVFEGINTALDSGQWRQEAIKIIFLAGDAPGRDGNLNTTILRNKALTRKIRLFAFHLNNSSISRNRDNVSRKQYADLSSVSEGIKGTAQKQNYLRSIDAGAAQFRQLIADEFQESLESIDEFLDFKRTGQPLPAAEPGSLKELIFQQATLMYADNTLPDQDITGWVCDKVLTNPDREALTPMILLTETELEELTARVRELKGIGEKALRGDGGTTLDFFELVSQNTKFTMVNPTAVNFRDAFAVPLGISELPYKSDIMAADRSDFENPDRVQRFIRAMNNKLLHYEDLKRKRGDENVWKKLSAGARDKDRVVGVELNQLP; this is encoded by the coding sequence ATGACAACTCAGCATAAACAGAAAGCAGGTAATGTCGGGGCGAATCCCCGTGTTCGCCCTTGCATACCGGGCAGGCACAGGGGCCTGCCCCTACTCATTCTTTTCCTTCTCTCGTTTCTTGTTGCCGGACAGGCATGGAGCGAACAGAGCTACGAGGTGCTCCTGAGAACCATGCAGGCAAGACAACCCCGGCTTGAAAAGTTACTGCAAAGCCCGGAACATTGCCTTGGTGAGCAGCTTGACGGTTTTCTGAAAATCAATACCTCCTGCTCTGCCGAAGCACGGAGGCTTGCCGAAGAGGAAAACCGGGACCGTCAGGAACTGCACAGGCTGATGGCGAATGAATTAGGCATCAGTCCGGAAGAAGTCGGTGCGGAACGAGCAAAACGATACGCGGACCGCTATGTTCAAGGAATCCTGCGTAAGGTAAGAACTTCCGCATCGGAAACAACTTGGTGGGACGGCTATCCGCCTGATCCCCGCAAAACAGCTGTTTCTCGCGTTCTTGCCCTGCGTCATGCTCGTCTGCACGAACGCCCGGATGCCGACAGCTCCGTGGTACGAGACAATGTGCAGCAGTACGAAGCCTTCGGTGTTCTTGGCAGTACGGAAGACAGCGCCGGAGAACGCTGGTATCAGGTGACCGAGGAGTATGTTCCCAAGATCAAGCCGCGCAACTGGTCGCCGAAACCCATCGGCTGGATTGCTGAAAACCAGGTCATCCCCTGGCGGCGGGCCGTGGTGATGCGGTTTACCAATTCCTATAATCGTGAACCCTCACTTTTTTTCGATCCCCCTCAGCCGGTACTTGACCTGATGCAGGAGGCAGCGGATGTTCGAGAGCAGGAACTCAGGAGTATTCGGGAACAACTGGAAAGCGGACAAGGAGGTGCGAGCGGTGTTGTAGCTGTGGAACCCCATGTCGGGGAAGGGCAGGAACGGATGATTATGTATCCGGTTCTGGATTTTCATGCCAGCGGCGGTAAAAACGATTTGTTTATTGACGGAAAGTTCGCCCGGCTGCTGGAGGTTGCAGCGCGAACCAGAAACGGTGCATCCGAGAGTGGGAACAATTCCGTGGCCATTGACATTATCTTTGTCATGGACACCACGCATTCCATGAGACCGTATCTGGAAAACGTGCTGGCAGCTACTAAGGAATTCGCCGGAGCACATACGGACGACGGGCTGCGCTTCGGTTTTATCGGATATCAGGATAAAGATCCGCAATTTTCTTACATAACAAAAGAATTCACCTCCCGTACCCTGCCCGCCGTGGAGTTTGTTCACGCTCTGGCAGGAGTTACGGCACGGGAAACTCCCGTACATGGGGACGATATTCCCGAAGCTGTTTTTGAAGGAATTAATACCGCCTTGGACAGCGGGCAATGGCGGCAGGAAGCTATCAAGATTATCTTTCTGGCGGGAGATGCTCCGGGCAGGGATGGAAATCTGAATACAACAATCCTGCGGAATAAAGCCCTGACCCGAAAAATTCGTCTTTTTGCCTTTCATCTCAATAACTCATCAATTTCAAGGAACCGGGACAACGTGTCACGAAAGCAGTATGCCGACCTTTCTTCTGTTTCCGAAGGAATCAAAGGAACAGCGCAGAAGCAGAACTATTTACGCAGTATAGATGCCGGTGCAGCTCAGTTCCGTCAACTCATAGCGGATGAATTTCAAGAATCTCTCGAATCTATAGATGAGTTCCTTGACTTTAAACGTACCGGTCAACCATTGCCTGCGGCTGAACCCGGTTCGCTGAAAGAACTCATCTTCCAGCAGGCAACCTTGATGTACGCCGACAACACCCTTCCTGACCAGGATATAACCGGCTGGGTCTGCGACAAGGTGCTGACCAACCCGGATCGTGAGGCATTAACCCCCATGATCCTGCTGACCGAAACCGAGCTGGAAGAACTGACCGCCAGGGTCCGGGAATTGAAAGGAATCGGCGAAAAAGCCCTGCGCGGCGACGGAGGAACAACCCTGGACTTTTTTGAGTTAGTTTCTCAAAACACAAAGTTCACTATGGTGAACCCGACAGCGGTTAATTTCCGGGATGCCTTTGCAGTGCCTTTGGGGATCAGCGAACTGCCGTATAAGAGCGACATCATGGCGGCTGACCGGAGTGATTTTGAAAATCCGGACCGGGTACAACGCTTCATTCGTGCAATGAACAATAAACTCCTGCATTATGAGGATCTCAAGCGCAAAAGGGGAGATGAAAATGTCTGGAAAAAACTGAGTGCCGGTGCTCGGGACAAGGATCGTGTTGTCGGTGTTGAACTGAATCAACTTCCGTAA
- a CDS encoding tetratricopeptide repeat protein, whose protein sequence is MTLSGYINTFLLLTVLSIHTTIVSAQEPAQSVPESIIFTATPDNYSLLGNSDTLKREYRERLNSFLNQGNLQNEANIYCILGDLENVTRKFSKAETDYSEAISRYDQKDNFLGLGRVWYGRGEIERKSNRYDKAEEAYKKANHYYERANSRQGRAAVQLALGHIKRNTVGPKEARSFYESAQDLYEAQEGQRGEANVFCALGDLECSLGNYEKSEEAYDKATSLYSKKNNVLGLANVFIGRGDLARVRNDIPQALAFYKKAAGHYKTIQDDLGRANALAEMGHLERKLTAQYHWDNSSNHYVIALEIYKDIKDTLGIANVLAGQGDLATLRGNHERIQKNEIDAKRYHETAETNYLSAKKYYEELGDKLGQANVILGLGRLEAIRGKLRSALKKCVQAENIYRALNNLLGLANALTERGHLQIMLGKTEVDRILSLNTYKEAKALYSDLENQLGEAHVLCGIGWLEKKSGDLEDAENTFKEARCLYKRLQNQKGIDITSQFLGEIAAKRKEQLAQVPPGTPIITNPPSEEVRDQISPLVEADKTHLIETVKKIWSELKTSIKAIRNTCKNISYSICEYLLRNLDWLFSGGMISIMGALLIIRRNKKKSSKQNDKP, encoded by the coding sequence ATGACACTCTCCGGGTATATAAATACTTTCCTTCTTCTGACTGTTCTCAGTATTCATACGACGATTGTCTCAGCACAAGAGCCAGCCCAATCCGTTCCAGAATCAATCATTTTCACTGCAACACCTGACAATTACTCCCTGCTCGGCAACAGCGACACCCTGAAAAGGGAATACAGAGAGAGGCTTAACTCTTTTCTCAATCAAGGAAACTTACAGAACGAAGCCAACATATATTGTATCCTCGGTGACTTGGAAAATGTAACCAGAAAATTCAGTAAGGCCGAAACCGATTACAGCGAAGCGATTTCCCGTTATGACCAAAAAGATAACTTTCTTGGACTCGGTAGAGTTTGGTACGGTCGCGGAGAGATAGAAAGAAAAAGCAATCGATATGATAAAGCCGAAGAGGCTTACAAGAAGGCTAACCATTATTATGAACGTGCAAACAGTCGCCAAGGTCGAGCGGCTGTTCAACTTGCTCTCGGACATATAAAAAGAAATACTGTTGGCCCCAAAGAAGCCCGGAGTTTTTATGAGTCTGCCCAAGATCTCTATGAGGCGCAAGAAGGTCAAAGAGGAGAAGCTAATGTTTTTTGTGCTCTCGGAGACTTGGAATGCTCTTTAGGCAACTATGAAAAGTCGGAGGAAGCATATGATAAAGCAACATCTCTTTACAGCAAGAAAAATAATGTACTTGGGTTGGCGAATGTTTTCATAGGACGAGGAGATTTGGCGAGAGTACGAAATGATATTCCTCAAGCATTGGCATTTTATAAGAAGGCAGCAGGCCATTATAAAACTATTCAGGATGATCTCGGTCGGGCAAACGCCTTGGCAGAGATGGGGCATTTGGAGAGAAAACTTACCGCTCAATATCACTGGGACAACTCTTCAAATCACTACGTGATTGCATTGGAGATCTACAAAGACATTAAGGATACTTTGGGTATAGCAAATGTCCTTGCTGGACAGGGAGACTTAGCAACTCTGCGAGGCAATCATGAAAGAATTCAAAAAAACGAAATAGATGCAAAAAGATATCACGAAACAGCCGAAACGAACTACCTGAGCGCAAAAAAATATTACGAAGAGCTTGGGGACAAGCTCGGTCAAGCCAATGTCATCCTTGGCTTAGGACGGTTGGAAGCCATACGAGGCAAGCTCCGTTCGGCTTTGAAGAAGTGTGTTCAGGCAGAAAATATTTATCGTGCTCTCAACAATCTGCTCGGATTGGCTAATGCGCTTACAGAACGAGGACATCTACAGATTATGTTGGGCAAAACCGAGGTAGATCGAATCTTATCCCTGAACACATACAAGGAAGCCAAGGCACTTTATTCTGACTTAGAAAATCAGCTCGGCGAAGCACATGTTCTTTGTGGTATCGGCTGGTTGGAAAAGAAATCAGGTGACCTGGAAGACGCAGAGAACACCTTCAAAGAGGCGAGATGCCTTTACAAGCGGCTACAAAACCAGAAAGGAATTGATATAACATCTCAATTTTTAGGGGAAATAGCCGCAAAAAGAAAAGAACAGCTTGCACAAGTTCCCCCTGGTACTCCGATTATAACAAATCCCCCCAGCGAGGAAGTGCGAGATCAGATTTCTCCTCTCGTTGAAGCAGATAAAACGCACCTTATCGAGACTGTCAAGAAAATTTGGTCTGAGCTAAAAACATCAATAAAGGCAATACGTAATACCTGTAAAAACATTTCCTATTCTATTTGCGAATATTTGTTACGTAATCTTGATTGGCTCTTTTCAGGGGGTATGATTTCAATCATGGGTGCCCTTCTTATAATACGTCGCAATAAAAAGAAATCATCAAAACAGAATGATAAACCATAA
- a CDS encoding SUMF1/EgtB/PvdO family nonheme iron enzyme, protein MNNIKEQDTMTSGKKIKHRFTSFFLHSTRSLLGTALLLLLCSNPLAAQDAPETVTIKLPYDGPDMHFKAVYLGIKKDKNNHFPDLFASREFTLGSRDRSKHAYKQQQVKLDLAGAFIGRRNGQPDWLYYLGETEVSRGQWNRVMRWMDEQEGKNPAARLDAGQEKLPQNNITIAQGYRFIEALNTWMLQQQKNRLPKLGQSYAFCRLPTEAEWAFAARGGINVSEEDPDRFDRRQPYIEELGKYEWHSKNAGGTPRECGSNELANPIGLRDMLGNVEELTISLFGPQYVHGRLGQFVIRGNSFRDSPEIFDVSCRTEFVSHDARGKLISSDRTGFRLALSSSISASGAPPDVLDNECQHYIDSLESPEPSLVGISPAALAEKNTREYSKNELNSLRAKIKQKEFEISRLKGLRNKDGAALAEKEQDQLDLRHRQEQLEAQVADLLKQLSSRPNSDAIDKLQKKLRKTEEDLQAEQKTSSRLREIAKDTGSDQLSLHVAYEDKTKKLRQRVRELQQQIAAAPSTEQLEQYKNNIKQLKKENKKLAAERAGLKLSEEKVQQRAFVVKNSLDEVYQELEKKNQAIEDLRRKQADREDKIAENANFTKIAEKRYLEALMRLAYTNAYNAYAELTRRRYTYLDKTGEYYSEENAARAYSQACQLLHDYWKLVVNIAEKTRPDLFPEVKKEVAAWLQKGERENLFTEECRIEDGQQLLSPLERKSLDLIERHVQRVRAGGSRFPDEFIDTFIDQKEFL, encoded by the coding sequence ATGAATAATATTAAAGAGCAAGATACTATGACTTCAGGAAAGAAAATCAAACATCGCTTCACATCATTTTTTCTTCATTCCACCCGATCTCTGCTCGGAACAGCTCTCCTGCTCCTGCTCTGCTCAAATCCCCTTGCAGCCCAAGATGCACCGGAAACCGTGACCATCAAACTGCCCTATGACGGCCCTGATATGCATTTTAAGGCGGTTTATCTGGGAATTAAAAAAGATAAAAATAACCATTTTCCCGATCTGTTTGCTTCGCGCGAATTTACGCTCGGTTCACGCGACCGATCCAAGCACGCCTATAAACAGCAGCAGGTAAAGCTTGACCTTGCCGGTGCTTTTATCGGTAGGCGAAACGGACAACCGGATTGGCTGTATTATCTGGGAGAAACAGAGGTTTCTCGCGGTCAATGGAACAGGGTTATGCGCTGGATGGATGAACAGGAGGGAAAAAATCCTGCTGCGAGATTGGATGCCGGTCAGGAAAAACTTCCGCAAAATAACATAACAATCGCTCAAGGTTACCGCTTTATTGAGGCATTAAACACATGGATGCTACAGCAACAAAAAAACAGACTCCCAAAACTCGGTCAGTCATACGCCTTTTGTCGGCTCCCTACAGAAGCTGAATGGGCTTTTGCTGCACGAGGAGGGATTAACGTATCTGAAGAAGATCCTGACCGTTTTGACCGCCGTCAGCCTTATATTGAAGAACTCGGGAAGTACGAATGGCACAGCAAGAATGCAGGCGGCACACCAAGGGAATGCGGCAGCAACGAGCTTGCAAACCCGATAGGACTGCGGGATATGCTGGGCAATGTGGAGGAGCTTACTATCAGTCTGTTCGGTCCTCAATACGTACATGGCCGTCTGGGCCAGTTTGTCATCCGTGGAAACAGCTTCAGAGACTCACCGGAGATATTTGACGTATCTTGCCGAACTGAATTTGTTTCGCATGATGCGAGAGGCAAGCTTATATCTTCCGACAGAACGGGTTTTCGGCTTGCATTGAGCAGTTCAATAAGCGCAAGCGGAGCACCTCCTGATGTCTTAGATAACGAGTGTCAGCATTACATAGATTCTCTGGAGTCACCAGAACCTAGCCTTGTTGGAATCTCGCCTGCGGCCTTGGCAGAAAAAAATACCAGAGAATACTCTAAGAATGAACTGAACAGCCTTAGAGCAAAAATAAAGCAAAAAGAATTTGAAATTTCGAGGCTAAAGGGATTACGGAATAAAGATGGAGCGGCACTTGCGGAAAAAGAACAGGATCAATTGGATCTTCGCCACCGTCAGGAACAACTGGAAGCACAGGTTGCTGATTTGCTGAAACAACTCTCATCAAGACCGAATTCTGATGCAATAGATAAATTACAAAAGAAACTCAGGAAGACTGAGGAAGATTTGCAGGCTGAACAAAAAACATCAAGCAGATTAAGGGAGATTGCAAAGGATACCGGTTCAGATCAACTTTCTCTACATGTTGCCTATGAGGATAAGACCAAGAAGCTGAGACAACGAGTAAGAGAGCTTCAACAGCAAATTGCTGCTGCACCTTCCACGGAACAGTTGGAGCAATATAAAAATAATATCAAGCAACTAAAAAAGGAAAACAAAAAGCTCGCCGCCGAACGGGCTGGCCTGAAGCTGTCGGAAGAAAAGGTACAACAACGTGCCTTTGTCGTAAAGAATAGTCTTGATGAAGTTTATCAGGAATTAGAGAAGAAAAACCAGGCGATTGAGGATCTTAGGCGAAAACAGGCTGATCGTGAAGATAAAATTGCAGAAAATGCCAACTTTACGAAGATAGCTGAAAAGAGATATTTGGAAGCCTTGATGCGTCTGGCATACACCAATGCCTATAACGCCTATGCGGAACTCACTAGGCGGCGTTATACTTATCTTGATAAAACAGGAGAATATTATTCAGAGGAGAATGCGGCAAGGGCGTATTCCCAAGCCTGTCAGCTACTTCATGACTACTGGAAGTTGGTAGTGAATATAGCTGAAAAGACTCGGCCAGACTTATTTCCAGAGGTTAAAAAGGAAGTAGCTGCTTGGCTGCAAAAGGGAGAAAGAGAAAATCTTTTTACTGAGGAATGCAGAATAGAAGACGGCCAGCAACTTCTTTCTCCTCTCGAACGTAAATCGCTTGATCTTATTGAACGTCATGTTCAGCGGGTACGTGCTGGCGGGTCTCGATTTCCAGACGAATTTATTGATACCTTCATAGATCAAAAAGAGTTTCTATAA
- a CDS encoding ATP-binding cassette domain-containing protein, whose translation MEQHKPRIYISDMWKTRGDNARKVEIEIPTFEVFPASFTVIVGANGSGKSTFLDILGLLLSADSVGQFTLDMGDKIKLHTLKRREKTRIRRNFISYVLQTGGLLEFLTIRENIRFATRLRKKSLSGIDQLAGQLGIADILDKRPGKVSGGQRQKAAIARALVQEAPIILADEPSSALDTESAKELMATFRDLACEKKASLIMVTHDQDLAKEGADRIYRFRTEKTGNGVRSILDRNSNPSE comes from the coding sequence ATGGAACAACACAAACCCAGGATATACATATCCGACATGTGGAAGACACGGGGGGACAACGCCCGAAAAGTCGAAATCGAAATTCCAACGTTTGAGGTTTTCCCTGCCTCCTTTACCGTCATAGTGGGAGCAAACGGGAGCGGAAAAAGCACCTTCCTTGATATTCTCGGTCTTCTTTTGTCCGCAGACAGCGTCGGTCAGTTTACGCTGGATATGGGGGATAAGATCAAGCTGCATACGTTGAAAAGACGGGAAAAAACTCGGATTCGCCGCAACTTTATTTCCTATGTTCTTCAAACCGGCGGACTACTGGAGTTTCTCACGATCCGGGAAAATATCCGTTTCGCGACTCGGCTTCGGAAGAAAAGCCTGTCCGGTATTGACCAATTGGCCGGGCAGCTGGGAATTGCCGATATTCTGGACAAACGACCGGGTAAGGTTTCAGGCGGGCAGCGGCAGAAAGCGGCAATCGCCCGTGCTTTGGTTCAGGAAGCCCCGATCATCCTTGCCGATGAACCTTCATCCGCCTTAGATACGGAAAGCGCCAAGGAACTCATGGCAACATTCAGGGACTTGGCCTGTGAAAAAAAAGCCAGCCTGATTATGGTGACCCATGATCAGGATCTGGCAAAAGAAGGTGCCGATAGAATCTATCGTTTCAGAACAGAAAAAACAGGAAACGGGGTACGTTCCATTCTGGACCGGAATTCCAACCCTTCTGAATAA
- a CDS encoding tubulin-like doman-containing protein encodes MSKNFLLIGLGGTGCAVVRELKKSLYVEWRSCGNTGIPPEIYTFEEKMGGQLVSSKIATLSMDSNEADLEGQGERVRKWRVFGETLTLGDREKVLINPTGIHKILDNLQRYTGVEPWVKEEIEFVRDITRGCSGPAGCNQIRRMGRLALANGKNIENVISAISNRLNELSGKGGNVGGEIHIACTLAAGTGSGTVLDIVAQLQRYLQNQPGDFNVYIHGFVTAKDVGTTNTGNFYANQYGALTELNAFRLGNYQPWDIMGPARPERMQVKNTFRSVALISETTERGTSVALEQQIENAAEFIFQLAVRQMGDMPNELRQALTMEDRDQYPADVDGGNRSTAFISYGVQRIAIPEKEIREKLAYSFGRQVVLKMLYNNWDGCFLPNARSFSANDFVDTRRENWRVTREHLSLDRVEEALGQATHPTYEIEWREELLRQETRVKEQLGDAFDARQKWLTDFDRRAEAFWENGFRAVGTGGGTENYFANRRDPMTLRSRARDLRAIVEIDLLDGMERGDQKYVLYHLPDALDILLERVAQDSEHFGEIVTKAKKQIEEADHLREETKREFLACGRLTNIFGNKVNRLFNQYREASTRYYYWRTVALAAQYGQEFCTALTSELKSLNQQVVLFKSRMLLVAKNFEAEMRSRIVENEEESSNEDVDYLVDVKYVNAMIHERFECNKSVQDHHALATAKALGQLRQNRAEFTAYTEIMPVDNSEQVGGPLVDELRRVADRSAGEAHRRIREEDKDFHGIFGQNIIQKLYNDYGGQVNDEMRHWLRDIMSKAMPMVSFEANEEGMDLGSDVRAPVLRRCVFIPNCKAVPQQFSLDLRKTIESITGDLKGGGVVETYCQDIPEDRNSSEVSILSVAFFFPARFTQTAHGLQEKYLRRLDQLKEKDARRAYFEVHTESHRPRLPSLMKEGRVEVLKERLAPVLLATALDLMWIPENNEQVVFGTQEAYSTGGDMVESGMSVSAELREKAAAYKSKDEEISLEITLLHAAYLTQFNENSLDAIEGLVGEKIKEKKDLSELENRLNSFRAQAFFLSQKKREDETFILFKDSVEEATELSRRLAEELV; translated from the coding sequence ATGTCAAAAAATTTTCTTTTAATCGGCCTTGGCGGTACAGGCTGCGCAGTTGTCCGGGAACTCAAGAAGAGCCTGTATGTCGAGTGGAGGTCATGCGGCAACACAGGTATTCCTCCTGAAATTTATACCTTTGAAGAAAAGATGGGCGGTCAGTTGGTGAGTTCCAAAATCGCCACCCTGAGTATGGATTCTAATGAAGCCGACCTTGAAGGACAAGGCGAGCGTGTCCGAAAATGGCGGGTTTTCGGCGAGACGCTGACCCTGGGTGATCGGGAAAAAGTGCTTATCAATCCCACAGGAATACATAAAATTCTTGATAATCTGCAAAGATACACCGGTGTTGAGCCGTGGGTCAAAGAAGAAATAGAGTTTGTTCGGGATATTACGCGCGGCTGCTCCGGGCCGGCGGGCTGCAACCAGATTCGCCGTATGGGACGGCTCGCTCTGGCGAACGGAAAAAATATTGAAAATGTCATTTCCGCCATCTCAAACCGTCTTAATGAGTTGAGCGGAAAGGGGGGCAATGTGGGCGGAGAAATCCATATTGCCTGCACCTTGGCGGCAGGAACCGGCAGCGGTACCGTGCTGGATATCGTGGCCCAGCTTCAGCGATATCTTCAAAATCAGCCCGGTGATTTCAACGTCTATATTCACGGTTTTGTCACGGCTAAGGATGTCGGCACAACCAATACCGGTAATTTTTATGCAAATCAGTACGGAGCATTGACCGAGCTGAATGCCTTTCGTCTCGGTAATTACCAGCCCTGGGATATTATGGGACCGGCCCGACCGGAACGAATGCAGGTGAAAAATACCTTCAGGTCGGTTGCGCTGATTTCGGAAACAACAGAAAGAGGCACCAGCGTTGCTTTGGAACAACAGATAGAAAATGCTGCGGAATTTATCTTTCAACTGGCAGTCCGTCAGATGGGGGATATGCCCAATGAGCTTCGTCAGGCCCTGACTATGGAGGATAGGGATCAGTATCCTGCGGATGTTGACGGCGGCAACCGTTCCACCGCCTTTATCAGCTACGGTGTGCAGCGGATAGCTATTCCGGAAAAGGAAATCCGGGAAAAATTGGCCTACTCCTTTGGGAGGCAGGTGGTTCTGAAGATGCTTTATAATAATTGGGACGGCTGCTTTCTCCCTAATGCACGCAGTTTTTCCGCCAATGATTTTGTTGATACCCGTCGTGAAAACTGGCGAGTCACCAGAGAACATCTCTCTCTTGACCGGGTCGAGGAGGCGCTCGGGCAGGCAACACACCCGACCTATGAAATTGAGTGGCGGGAAGAGCTTCTGAGGCAGGAAACCCGAGTGAAAGAGCAGCTCGGTGATGCTTTTGACGCACGGCAAAAATGGCTTACTGATTTTGACAGACGGGCGGAGGCGTTCTGGGAAAACGGCTTCCGTGCTGTCGGAACCGGCGGAGGAACGGAAAATTACTTTGCCAATCGTCGAGATCCCATGACCTTACGATCTCGTGCGCGGGATCTTCGCGCCATTGTAGAGATTGATCTGCTGGACGGCATGGAGCGCGGTGACCAAAAATATGTCCTTTATCATCTCCCTGATGCCCTGGATATTCTCCTTGAGCGCGTTGCACAAGACAGCGAGCATTTCGGTGAGATTGTCACAAAAGCGAAAAAACAGATAGAGGAGGCTGATCATCTTAGGGAGGAAACAAAAAGAGAATTCCTGGCATGCGGCAGATTAACCAACATATTCGGCAATAAAGTCAACCGGCTGTTCAACCAGTACAGGGAAGCCTCCACCCGTTATTATTATTGGCGCACCGTAGCCTTGGCCGCCCAATACGGGCAGGAATTCTGTACCGCCCTGACATCCGAACTCAAGTCGCTCAACCAGCAGGTCGTGCTTTTTAAATCCAGAATGCTGCTGGTGGCGAAAAATTTTGAAGCAGAAATGCGTTCCCGCATCGTGGAAAACGAGGAGGAAAGCAGCAACGAAGATGTTGATTATCTCGTTGATGTTAAATATGTTAACGCAATGATTCACGAACGCTTTGAGTGCAATAAATCGGTTCAGGATCACCATGCGCTCGCCACGGCGAAAGCCCTGGGCCAACTGCGACAAAATCGGGCCGAGTTTACTGCATATACAGAAATAATGCCTGTGGACAATTCCGAGCAGGTCGGCGGCCCGCTGGTTGATGAGCTGCGTCGGGTGGCGGATCGGAGTGCCGGGGAAGCACATCGGAGAATTCGGGAGGAAGACAAGGATTTCCACGGTATTTTCGGACAGAATATCATTCAAAAACTGTACAACGACTACGGCGGGCAGGTAAACGATGAAATGCGCCACTGGCTTCGCGATATTATGAGCAAGGCCATGCCTATGGTCTCGTTTGAAGCCAATGAAGAAGGGATGGATTTGGGCAGCGATGTCAGGGCTCCGGTGCTTCGACGCTGCGTCTTTATCCCCAACTGCAAGGCTGTACCGCAACAGTTTTCCTTGGATTTACGTAAAACTATCGAGTCAATTACAGGCGACCTGAAAGGCGGCGGAGTCGTGGAAACCTATTGTCAGGATATCCCGGAAGACCGTAACTCCAGTGAGGTGAGCATCCTCTCTGTCGCCTTTTTCTTCCCGGCCCGCTTTACCCAGACCGCCCATGGTTTACAGGAAAAATATCTCAGGCGTTTGGATCAGCTTAAAGAAAAAGATGCGCGGCGGGCGTATTTTGAAGTCCACACCGAAAGCCATCGTCCGCGCCTGCCCAGCCTGATGAAAGAGGGACGGGTTGAGGTGCTGAAAGAGCGATTGGCTCCTGTTCTGCTGGCAACGGCTCTGGATCTGATGTGGATACCGGAAAATAACGAGCAGGTGGTTTTCGGCACTCAAGAGGCATACAGCACCGGCGGCGACATGGTGGAAAGCGGCATGTCGGTCAGTGCGGAACTCCGCGAAAAAGCAGCGGCGTATAAGAGCAAGGATGAAGAAATCTCTCTTGAAATAACCCTGCTCCATGCGGCCTATTTAACCCAGTTCAACGAAAACAGTCTGGATGCGATTGAGGGACTGGTTGGCGAGAAAATAAAAGAAAAGAAAGATCTCAGTGAACTGGAAAACCGGCTGAACTCTTTCAGGGCGCAAGCCTTCTTTCTTTCTCAAAAGAAGCGGGAGGATGAAACCTTTATCCTCTTTAAAGACAGCGTGGAAGAAGCGACGGAACTGAGTCGTCGGCTTGCTGAAGAACTTGTTTGA